CGAGGTCGTCGCGCGCAGGTTCAAGCGTTTGAACGAGACCTCGGAAGTCTTCCCCGATATTCTGCTGATCGACGGTGGCAAAGGGCAGTTGAACGCAGCAATGGCGGCGTTCCGTGATCTGCGGATCGAGCCGCCGACGGTCATCTCGCTGGCCAAACGCGAAGAAGAAGTCTATCGACCGGGCGAGAGCGAACCGATTCGCTTGAGCCGTCACTCGTTCGCCCTGCGTTTGCTGCAATACGTGCGAGACGAATCGCATCGCTTCGCCCAGCACTACCATCACCTGTTACGCGAAAAGCGGACGTTTGGGAAGTAAATTGCGTCGCTTTGGCCCTGGCCTGGTTGGATGGCTGAGAACCGGTTGTGGTCGATGGAAACGAAACCAACGCTGGGGTAAACTCGTGGTTCGGCGACACCCCCTTTCGGCACGGAGGCATTCGGCATGGCTCGTAACGAGCAACTCATTCGGCAGCACAAAATCCTGCAGATCCTCGAACGTTATCGGTATGGCTGCCTGCTGGAAGAAATCCGTGACGCGCTGGTCGATGAACTTGGCCTGACGTCGTTGCATACCCGCACCGTGCGTCGCGATATCGAATCGCTGCAATCGGCCGGTCTCGATATCGATGTCCATGACTCCGGTCGTGGTCGCGTCTGGAAGCTGGGCGCCAGTGGCCGCGGAATGCATAAGATCACCGCAACGGCGACCGAGTTGATCGCCCTTTCGCTGGGACGCGATCTGCTGCTGCCTTTGTCAGGCACGCCGTTCTGGGTTGGTGTCGAGTCATTCTGGACGAAGATTCAAGAGCAACTCCCGGAGACGACCTGGGATCACTATCGCAAGTATCGTCAGGTACTTTATGTGACCGGTCTGGCCGCGAAGAACTATTCCGCCCAGGAAGGAGCGTTAAAGAACCTGAACCGGGCCATTCATCAGCATCGCGTCGTCGAGGTTGCCTATCAGAAGCCTGGTCAGCCGTCGCCAAGCCAGCGTCGGTTGGAACCGTACGGCATCGTCTTCCATCAGGGCAGTATCTACATCGTGGCGGCCGCCAACGAACTGCCGGAGGAAGATCCCGACCGCATCCGTCACTGGAAGCTCGACCGCTTCAAGAAGGCGGAAGTGACCGACGATTATTTCAAGGTGCCGAAAGATTTCGATTTGGAAGAGCACCTGGGGGGCTCGATCGGGATCTTCGCCGCCCATGAATCGATGGACTTCAAGATCAAAGTCTCGGCGGTCGCGGCCAACTGGGTGACTGAAGATCCCTGGCATCCCGAGCAGAAAGTCGAACGCCTGGACGATGGCAGTGTTCTGCTGACTGTGAAAGCGGCTCACGAACTGGAGATCATCCCGCGCGTGTTGGCATTGGGGCCAGAGGCTGAAGTACTTTCGCCCAAGTCGGCGCGTGAAGCGATCAAGGCTCGCGTGATGAAGATGGCCGAAGTCTACGAGAAACGCTGAGTGTTACCGCGCCAGTCGATCATGCCCTGGGCGTCGGCTTCCACCTTTTCAAAGGTCGGCTGAATCGGTCGATTGTAAACGTACGTGGTCGCGGTGATCGGCTGACCATCTAGCGTCTCGCACTCGACCACTTCGCGCGTGTAGAGGGTCGGATAGCCTTCGACTTCGTCCAGCACTTCCAGCAGTTTTGCTTCGTGCTTGGCATCGAACAGCCACAGCTCGCCCACCACGCGTGTTTCACCTTCGAGCTTCAGGCCTGGGTAGTCGGCGACTTCCCATAACGATCCTGGCGTCGAACCACGCAGCACCGCCACTGGGCGGTAGGGCCAGCATTTCTCGCGGCATTCGCCCCGCTTCAAGGTGCCGTAGGCGAAGAAGGCAACGATGTCTGGCATGTTAAAACAAGCTCGGCGTAGAGGACTTGGTGGTCGACTTCTTGCGAGCAGGCTTCGCTTTTGGCGGTGGGACTTCGACCGGCTGGCCATCCATTCGCGTCACACGGATCGATTCTTCCAGCGACTGCACCTTGCTCACCAGTGGCTCGTGACAGGTCAGCATGATGATCTGAATGCGCGGGTCAAAGTTCATCAAGACGCGTAACGTTGCCAACTGACGGCTGTCGTCGAAGTTAACCAGGATATCGTCCATCAGCACCGGCAACGGCTCGGCCTGTTCGCAGTAATGTCGAATGTAGGCGAGGCGAATCGCCAGGTAAAGTTGTTCCCGCGTCCCGGTGCTCAGTTCCGAAGGTTTCCGCCGCAGATCGTTGGGGCCGCTGAGGATCAGTCCCCCTTCCTGGTCCGGGTCGTGCTCGACCTGGGTGTAACGTCCCTCGGTCATTTGCTCGATCAGTTCGCTGATCAACGCGAGCAGTTGTCCGGAGCTTTCCTCGCGAAAGGCGGCCATCGCTCGGTCGAGCATCTCTTTGGCAATCAGTAGCGGCCCCAGTCGATCGAGGCAGTCCGACAGTTCGGCCTGAAGTGCTTCGATCTTCCCTTGAGCCATCACGGCCCGGCTTGTCTGGTCGACTTCGGAAAGGCGAAGCTTGAGTTGCCCGAGCTGCTGATTGACCTCGGCTTGAATCTTGCCGGTCTCGGCATATTCGGTCTTCGCCCCGGAGAGATCGAGTTGCAACGTATCGACATCGATCGCTTCCAGTTCCGCAGCGAAGCGTTCGGCGTCTTCCGATTCACGAACCAATGCCAACCTGTTTTCGAGCGAAGCAATTTCCGATTCGAGCAATTGCCGCTGCCGAACCGTTTGCGAAACGACTTCCAGCTGATCGTCGGTTTCAACGTTCGTTTGCGACCGCCACTGCGACAACCGGGCTTCGACGTCGGCAAGTTCCTTGCGGCTCTTTTCGAGCGTCTCGGTACGAAGCTGACGCTTGATTTCCAGTTCTTTCCGAAGACTAAGTTGGTTCTCGGCTTCGGAAAGCAGAGTTCCTAGACGCTGGGCAGCATGTTCCGGCGCCATCTCGCCCAGCGGTTCGCCGGTCGCGGCAACCACGGATTGAACTTGTTCGGCGAACTGAGCCAGTCCCGCTTCCATATCCGAGATTCGCTTCTGCATGCTCTCGGCCGCGGCCAGCGTGCCTTGGATCTTTTCGACCGTTTGAATCAGTTCGGCCGCCATCTCCAGGTCGACTTCGCCGAGCGAAGCAAACACGGTTAGCAGTTCTTTGGCCTCGGCTTCGATGCCAGCCACCTCTTGCTGGCGTTTTTCGTTTCGCTCGAAGTTCTGCCGTCGGGCATCTTGGTTGAGCTGCAATTTGCTGGTGAGTTGCTGGCGACGGTCCCGTTCGGACTGGGCCCGTTTCAGGTACGAGGCAATCCAGGCCGCGACATCCGCTGCGGAACTTGTCGACTCGGGAAGTCCCGCGGTCCGGGCCAACGTTGTCGCCGCTTCGACACGCTGCTGATGCGGTGCGAGATCTTCTTCGAGCCGCGAGATTTCCGTTTGCGTTTCCTGCAACGAACAGAATGTCGTTCGCCACGGAAGCATTTCCTGGGGCGACTTGGGAACGATGCCACACGCTTGCCATTCCGTTTCCCAGCTCTGTTGGAGTTCATCTCGCTTCGCGATCAACTCGGCGACATACGATTGACGCTGGGCCAGGCGTTCTTCCAGCAGGCGAATGTTCCCCTTCATCGCTTGCTGATCCGCCAGTATCTGAGCGTGATGGTGACGCTGGTCGGCTAGTTCGTCCGACTGCTGAACCTCGCCCTCGAATCGCTCGGCATCTTCGCTCGTCTTTGCCGCTTCGGGCTGGGTGCTTCCTTCGAGGATGGATCGCAGCGTTTGCCAGGTCGCGTCGCGTTGATCACGCGATGCCTTCAATTCGTCTTCCGAAACCAGCCGAGCACTTTGCTCCAGCCGGCGAAGCTCGTCGTTCTTCGAGGTCAGCTCGTCGGTTGTTTCCCGGGCTGCTTGCTCGGCCGTACGAAGCTGTTCGGCAATCGCCTGAAAGTCGGCTTCGTAACGGCGAATTGTCTGCTCCAGCGGCATCGGGAAAGGGGCCGTAAAGTCGAGTGTTTTGCCTGCGATCGTCTCGATGGTGACGCGGCGTTGTCCCATTTCGGACTGCAGCTTACGAAGCTGCCGCTGCATATCGCCAATGCGGTCGATCGACTGTCGCAGCGGATCGATGGCCGCTTGAAGTTGTTCGATCATCTCGCTCGACTGCGAGGGCAGATCGCCCAGGGCCGATTCGAGTTCGCGAATGTCTTGATCCAAGCGATCGACTTCTCCGGCATGCGAACGGATTTCCGTCTGCAAACGTTGATAAGTCTTGGTTAACTGCTCGATCTTTTTACGCTGGGCCAGCGTCAGTTCCAACTGAGCGACTTCGTCCAGCTTTAGCTTCGGGCCGATCTGTTTCAGGCTCGCCGTGGCACCATCGAGCTCGTGCTGGCGATCTTGCTTTCGCAGCGGAATATCGCGGCGATAGCCCTGCATCTCTTTGATACCGAACATCAGCGAACGGATCGCCTCGTTCGATTCGATCAACGCTTCGTTGAACGAGATCGCGGCGATCTCGGCATCGAGCCGATCCAGGTCCTGGGTCAGGCTTTCGACTTCCGCTGAGAGCTTCGTGCCTGCCTTGCGGGTTTGAGACAGCTCTTCCAAAGCGTCGGCCGGAAAGGACTCCGGCGTTTCCATGCGTTCAAGTTGCTGCTGTTTCGACTGGCGATCGATCCACAGCGGATGCGCCTTCTTCAACCGATCAAGATGCTGCTGCCGCCGGAAAACTTTAGCGAGGGCAGCATTCAGTCGGGCAAGCTCTTCTTCGCAGCGTTGGGCTTCGCCGAGCCACTGTTCGTATTCAACCGGGCGGAGCGACGAATCTTTGAGTTCTGACTTCAACGCCTTGATGTCAGAAAGGATGCTGTTGATGCGCTGCTTCTGACCGCGACTTTTGAAGAGAGCTTCCGTTTCGTCGTCGATGTTTTTCAGCAGCAGTTTGTAATCGTGCAGTCGCCCCAGACCGCCGCCGAATAGTGCTTCGTCGAGGTTCGCCTCTTTCAGGCTCTCTTCGCCGGTCGCTAGTTCCTTCAGCGAGAATCCGAAGACATGCTCGTAAAGTCGCTGGTCGGCGCCACTGATCAGTTGCTGCCAGCGTTCTTCGTCAATGGCGGCGTTGCCTTCTTCGAACTCGCCGGAGAGCGTGTTCTTGGTTCCTTGCCGCCGCACGATCTCCAGCAGTTGCGATTCACCCGAGATGAGCTTGGCCGTCGCCTTCATCTTTTTCTTCGACGAGTCTGGCGCGAACGGATTGCTTTTGGCGTGTTGGAAACCAAACAGAAGTTGGCGAACAGCTTGCAACAAGGTCGACTTGCCTGCTTCATTACGACCATAAATGATGTGCAGGCCATCGGTCGAAAACGCAAACGACTGCTCAGTATGGATGCCGAAGTTTTCGAGTTCTAGGTGTTCAATCTTCATGCGCTGGGTGCCCCCAATCGGCTTCGCAAAAGCTGCTGGGCCGCTTCAATCCATTGTGGCATTCGTTCGTCCAGGGTCCCTTCTTCGCTGATCGAGACATGCTGGGCACTGACCTTATCAAGCACCGGTTTCACCAGCTCCTCCAGTTGCCGCAAAGCTTCGGCGTTGTCTTGAACCTGGTCGAACTGCGTGGCGATGGCTCCCCACAGGTCGTGTGCGTCTTGGACGTTCCCGGCCAACTGCGGCGAAGTATCGAAGCGGATCTTCTCGAGCCAGATCTCGTCGTCGATCGACTCGGCCGAGCCATGTAGTTCCTGTAGAATCTCGCCCCGTTTGATCAGGTCCGAAAGCTCGTCATGGACTTTCGTGGCTCCCTGGAAGGTCAAGCGAAATGCTGAGCTAAGACCTTCGTGGTCGCGATGCCCTTTTTCCAGAGCAGCCGATGCTTTGGCCAGCACGCCGTCGAGGTTCTTTTCGGCGGAAACGTCAACAATCAGTTCCTGCCAGCGAATCGAGTCGGTTGCGTGGAAGGTGACGTTCTTAAGCGTCTCGCCGTCGATCTCTCCGAGCAGGCAACCTTTGGCACCTGGCTCGCGAATATGACGCCCTTGCGGATTACCACTGTAGGCAACGTACGGTTCGGTCGACAGAGGATCGGTGTTTCGCAGGTGAATGTGGCCGAGGGCCCAATAGTCATAGCCCCGGGCACGCAGTGTTTCGATGGTCGTTGGAGCGTACGTATCGTGATGCTCGCTACCGGTAAGGCTGGTGTGCAGCATGCCGAGGTTGAACATGCCAGGCACACGCTGCGGGTACCGGGCCGCCAGGTCGATCGTTACCTCACGGTCTGCGAAGCCTTGCCCATGGATTGCCACGCCGAGATCGTCGAGCGTGATGGTGGCGGGCTCGTCGTGAGGAAGTTCAACCACGTTATCAGGCCAGCGAATCTTACGTTGGATCTGGCTAACGGCATCGTGGTTACCTCGGATGTAGTAAACACCAATGTTCGCATCGGCCAACCGACGAAACTGCCCGGCTGCCCATTGGCCAGAGTGCATGTCTTTCCAGTCGCCATCAAACAGATCGCCTGCGACGACGATGAACGCGACTTGCTGCTCGATCGCCAGGTCGATGATGCGTTCGAGTGCCGTTCGCGTGGCGCGCTGGACACGCTTCATCATCGCTTCGTCACGCATCGCCAAGCCGCGAAGCGGGCTGTCGATATGCAGGTCGGCAGTGTGAATAAACTTGGTCATGAGCGAGTTTCGTCCTGCCAGGCCACAATTTCAGGGCCGTGGACAAAGAGCAATGCTCCGCGAATGGAATTCAGCGGAAGCTTAAATATCTGCGATACCGCGCTGCGGTAGGAATCGATTTGCGGACGGTAATGCCGCACCTTTTCTTTAAGGGCCGATGCATCCTCGAAGGCGTCGGTTTTAAAGTCGACAACGTCGGCGGCGATCACTTTGCCTCTCTGTTTTATCAAGACAAGCCGGTCGATGGAGCCCCGCAAGATCGAGTCTTCGTAGGTGATCGCGAAAGGAAATTCGCGATGAACGCTCAGAGAATCATCGGCGTTGGCATCCGGCCACCAGGCATCAGCCACGTATTGTTCGCGACGAAGCAAACTAGCGGCTTTGTCAGATTGCAAGATGCTGGTCAGGTGCCCGAACGCGTTTTCGTAAGGGAACTCGCCGAATAGTCCGTGGGCCGAAGCGATCATTTTCTCGCGATCTGCGCGGAAGTCTTCCAGCCACCCGATCGATTCGAGCCAATGATGCATGGCCGATCCATACCGCATGCCTGCCGTGACCGACTCGGCTTTGAGCAAGTCTTTCACACGTCGCAGACGGCCTCCTTCCAGTGAAGAAGGGGAAACGAATTCGCTGAGTGATTCGTGCGTTGCCGACTTCAGTCGAATCGGCTGGCGAATTTCGGCGATGGCATGTCTTGCTTCTTCTTCCGCCGCTTCTTTCTCAACCGATTCGTACCAGCGAGGATCGCCGTCGCTGTAAAGCCGCTGCTGCTCGGCAGGGTAGGGGGCTTGCGGGGCGAGGCCATTGAGGACGATCCCAGAGAACGACTTCGAGTGCCCTTCACCGCCGGACTTCGGCTGAGGTCGTGGCTTGACGATCATGTGCAGCGAATGGACGGCCCGGGTCAAAGCGACGTACAAAACGCACAACGATTCGACAACATTCTTCTGCTGCGTCTGCTCGAAGATCTGCTGCACGTTGTCTGGCAGCATGGCCTGAAGCGATTCCGACACGTAATGCGTGACGCCGTTGATCGGGCCAATCTGTTGGTCTCGCTGCAGGACGAAGCTGTCCGATTGCGGCGGAATACGATTTTCGAGTTCCGGCAGGAAGACGGCGTCGAACTCCAGTCCCTTCGACTGGTGAATGTTCATTACGCGAACGGCCGCACTTGAAGAGTCGCCGACACGCTGCGATTCGATGAACCGCACGAAGTCTCGGCAACGAAGCGTCGCTTTGCCTTGATACGAAAATGCCAAACGCTGGAACTGTTCCAGACGGCGTTGTTCACGTGGAGTGCACTTCGGCTGAATCAACTTCGCCCAACGGCTTAGGGCGGCACCATAGCCTTCAACGAGCAGCTCGCGCCGCAGATCGTTCGCGAGTGCTTCCCAGGCTTCGGTCGAGCTATCGGCAGGCCGAAGCAACGACGACAACGGGGAATGCTGGATATGGAATCGAGCGGAAGTGTTGCCCGGGTGATCGAGCCATTCCAGGAGCGAGAGCATCAACTGCACCGCCGCGGAATCGGTCAACGGGTTGCCACCTTCTTCACTGGCCATCACGTTCCGCTGCCGCAGCAGGTAAATCATCGAAGCAATCGTCGCGTTTCGGCGAACGAGCACCCCGATCGAAACATGCGGTGCCTTGTGATGCAGGTCAGCGACCTGGTTGGCCGCGGCGATCAGAACCTGATCGTCGCACGGCTTGCCTTCAGCGTCGAAGGCCGCCGAGTCGACGGTGACAAAGCCTGAGAGTTCCGTTCGGGCCGTTTTATGCGGATTGAAAAACTTCAGCCAATGCTCGATGCCGTTTCGCATCTTTCCGGCACCCTGGAACTTTTCAAGGTTGCCGAAGATCTGATTAACGGTCTCCATGATGATCGGGGCCGAGCGGTAACTGCGGTCCATGTCTTCGCAGTGGATGCCCGGCAGTGTTTCCTGAACCGCATCGAAGATCTCGGCCACGCCGCCACGCCAAGCATAGATCGCCTGCTTCATGTCGCCGACGCACAAGATCGAGCGGTCCTTGGGCTGTTCTGCGATCTTGCGAGCCACGGGACGAATCACATCCCACTGAACCGGGGCGGTATCCTGAAATTCATCCAGCAGCAGATGTTCGATCTTGCGATCGAGGCGGAACTGATTTTGAATTTCGGCATTCGTTTTCAAGGCATCGCTCAAGCGACGTGTGACGTCGTCAAACCGGTAGCCACGCTGCATGAACTTGAGTCGTTCGTAGTGCTCGTGGAATCGATCGAGCAGTTGGTAGGCCCCGCGATTCTGATCGACCGTTCGGCCAATCAGCGTGCAGTGCACATACCGCACCAGCGTTTGATAGACCTTCATGACGTCGTCAGGGATTGGCTTGCGGCTGTAGGTGTCTTCCCCTGCCACGATCTTCGGCGGAAGACCGGTGTCGAGAAACTTGGCCCACTGCGAACCGCGAAAACGATCGACGTCGGCGGTCATGGCCTTCTTCAAGGCTTTGGAATCAGGCGGATAGCTGTCGAGGAAATGAATCGCGTCCTCCACTTCCCGTTCCGATGGGACGGCAGCGACCGTCAGCACTTGCCACGACTGCTCGTCCGAGTCGAGGTAGATG
The window above is part of the Bremerella sp. JC817 genome. Proteins encoded here:
- a CDS encoding WYL domain-containing transcriptional regulator encodes the protein MARNEQLIRQHKILQILERYRYGCLLEEIRDALVDELGLTSLHTRTVRRDIESLQSAGLDIDVHDSGRGRVWKLGASGRGMHKITATATELIALSLGRDLLLPLSGTPFWVGVESFWTKIQEQLPETTWDHYRKYRQVLYVTGLAAKNYSAQEGALKNLNRAIHQHRVVEVAYQKPGQPSPSQRRLEPYGIVFHQGSIYIVAAANELPEEDPDRIRHWKLDRFKKAEVTDDYFKVPKDFDLEEHLGGSIGIFAAHESMDFKIKVSAVAANWVTEDPWHPEQKVERLDDGSVLLTVKAAHELEIIPRVLALGPEAEVLSPKSAREAIKARVMKMAEVYEKR
- a CDS encoding gamma-glutamylcyclotransferase family protein, producing MPDIVAFFAYGTLKRGECREKCWPYRPVAVLRGSTPGSLWEVADYPGLKLEGETRVVGELWLFDAKHEAKLLEVLDEVEGYPTLYTREVVECETLDGQPITATTYVYNRPIQPTFEKVEADAQGMIDWRGNTQRFS
- a CDS encoding AAA family ATPase, which produces MKIEHLELENFGIHTEQSFAFSTDGLHIIYGRNEAGKSTLLQAVRQLLFGFQHAKSNPFAPDSSKKKMKATAKLISGESQLLEIVRRQGTKNTLSGEFEEGNAAIDEERWQQLISGADQRLYEHVFGFSLKELATGEESLKEANLDEALFGGGLGRLHDYKLLLKNIDDETEALFKSRGQKQRINSILSDIKALKSELKDSSLRPVEYEQWLGEAQRCEEELARLNAALAKVFRRQQHLDRLKKAHPLWIDRQSKQQQLERMETPESFPADALEELSQTRKAGTKLSAEVESLTQDLDRLDAEIAAISFNEALIESNEAIRSLMFGIKEMQGYRRDIPLRKQDRQHELDGATASLKQIGPKLKLDEVAQLELTLAQRKKIEQLTKTYQRLQTEIRSHAGEVDRLDQDIRELESALGDLPSQSSEMIEQLQAAIDPLRQSIDRIGDMQRQLRKLQSEMGQRRVTIETIAGKTLDFTAPFPMPLEQTIRRYEADFQAIAEQLRTAEQAARETTDELTSKNDELRRLEQSARLVSEDELKASRDQRDATWQTLRSILEGSTQPEAAKTSEDAERFEGEVQQSDELADQRHHHAQILADQQAMKGNIRLLEERLAQRQSYVAELIAKRDELQQSWETEWQACGIVPKSPQEMLPWRTTFCSLQETQTEISRLEEDLAPHQQRVEAATTLARTAGLPESTSSAADVAAWIASYLKRAQSERDRRQQLTSKLQLNQDARRQNFERNEKRQQEVAGIEAEAKELLTVFASLGEVDLEMAAELIQTVEKIQGTLAAAESMQKRISDMEAGLAQFAEQVQSVVAATGEPLGEMAPEHAAQRLGTLLSEAENQLSLRKELEIKRQLRTETLEKSRKELADVEARLSQWRSQTNVETDDQLEVVSQTVRQRQLLESEIASLENRLALVRESEDAERFAAELEAIDVDTLQLDLSGAKTEYAETGKIQAEVNQQLGQLKLRLSEVDQTSRAVMAQGKIEALQAELSDCLDRLGPLLIAKEMLDRAMAAFREESSGQLLALISELIEQMTEGRYTQVEHDPDQEGGLILSGPNDLRRKPSELSTGTREQLYLAIRLAYIRHYCEQAEPLPVLMDDILVNFDDSRQLATLRVLMNFDPRIQIIMLTCHEPLVSKVQSLEESIRVTRMDGQPVEVPPPKAKPARKKSTTKSSTPSLF
- a CDS encoding DNA repair exonuclease; protein product: MTKFIHTADLHIDSPLRGLAMRDEAMMKRVQRATRTALERIIDLAIEQQVAFIVVAGDLFDGDWKDMHSGQWAAGQFRRLADANIGVYYIRGNHDAVSQIQRKIRWPDNVVELPHDEPATITLDDLGVAIHGQGFADREVTIDLAARYPQRVPGMFNLGMLHTSLTGSEHHDTYAPTTIETLRARGYDYWALGHIHLRNTDPLSTEPYVAYSGNPQGRHIREPGAKGCLLGEIDGETLKNVTFHATDSIRWQELIVDVSAEKNLDGVLAKASAALEKGHRDHEGLSSAFRLTFQGATKVHDELSDLIKRGEILQELHGSAESIDDEIWLEKIRFDTSPQLAGNVQDAHDLWGAIATQFDQVQDNAEALRQLEELVKPVLDKVSAQHVSISEEGTLDERMPQWIEAAQQLLRSRLGAPSA
- a CDS encoding UvrD-helicase domain-containing protein, yielding MSPTSSPFPNTLIRASAGSGKTYRLSSRYLGLVAHNGRPDEILATTFTRKAAGEILDRIMMRLAAAAADPKRLKELNDSLEGTPITQDDCLRALHQIPQQMHRLQVKTLDSHFIRLAQCFSFELGLPPDWTILDDVDDQRIRMDAVNRVLAHPETNEVIQLLHLLSKGSSERSVSRLVMTLVNDLYGIYLDSDEQSWQVLTVAAVPSEREVEDAIHFLDSYPPDSKALKKAMTADVDRFRGSQWAKFLDTGLPPKIVAGEDTYSRKPIPDDVMKVYQTLVRYVHCTLIGRTVDQNRGAYQLLDRFHEHYERLKFMQRGYRFDDVTRRLSDALKTNAEIQNQFRLDRKIEHLLLDEFQDTAPVQWDVIRPVARKIAEQPKDRSILCVGDMKQAIYAWRGGVAEIFDAVQETLPGIHCEDMDRSYRSAPIIMETVNQIFGNLEKFQGAGKMRNGIEHWLKFFNPHKTARTELSGFVTVDSAAFDAEGKPCDDQVLIAAANQVADLHHKAPHVSIGVLVRRNATIASMIYLLRQRNVMASEEGGNPLTDSAAVQLMLSLLEWLDHPGNTSARFHIQHSPLSSLLRPADSSTEAWEALANDLRRELLVEGYGAALSRWAKLIQPKCTPREQRRLEQFQRLAFSYQGKATLRCRDFVRFIESQRVGDSSSAAVRVMNIHQSKGLEFDAVFLPELENRIPPQSDSFVLQRDQQIGPINGVTHYVSESLQAMLPDNVQQIFEQTQQKNVVESLCVLYVALTRAVHSLHMIVKPRPQPKSGGEGHSKSFSGIVLNGLAPQAPYPAEQQRLYSDGDPRWYESVEKEAAEEEARHAIAEIRQPIRLKSATHESLSEFVSPSSLEGGRLRRVKDLLKAESVTAGMRYGSAMHHWLESIGWLEDFRADREKMIASAHGLFGEFPYENAFGHLTSILQSDKAASLLRREQYVADAWWPDANADDSLSVHREFPFAITYEDSILRGSIDRLVLIKQRGKVIAADVVDFKTDAFEDASALKEKVRHYRPQIDSYRSAVSQIFKLPLNSIRGALLFVHGPEIVAWQDETRS